In Opitutaceae bacterium TAV5, one genomic interval encodes:
- a CDS encoding rRNA cytosine-C5-methyltransferase, whose translation MPTTTDKEFPFDVTGAARRRFTLLELIDNIDGALRPGFVFDDWVRGLFSRKELSSHERHLYYAALMMWLRIRNWCRPALELDPDTGLALICLALPPGQVRNALASDLALPESEAGRLPSPDALATVAPDFAPFNLAKLMPSWFTDQALWTFADDTLERWFTPTPMWLRCRPGWRDIARNMMEKEGQPTQVHPLLPDALGLPPDTLVSNLRAFMGGLCEVQDIGAQAIIAMSEPQPGEVWLNTFAGLGRHARALADLVGETGRVDAADTRQNELHSLIPGNDPHARKNIRIVDTKGGGAVYDGVFAFALSSCSGLLRHRPWLLHQMSPSTLRDFVGAQHDLLRESAKQVRPGGRLVYAVTSVCLAETNNVVALFAETHPEFEVIKPALADRLARPSGLGWRIHPADLDGDARYMAVFRRRAKPAGVARRKAPRC comes from the coding sequence ATGCCGACCACCACAGACAAGGAGTTCCCTTTCGATGTGACGGGCGCCGCCCGGCGGCGATTCACGCTGCTCGAACTGATCGACAACATCGACGGCGCGTTGCGTCCCGGGTTTGTATTCGATGACTGGGTACGCGGGCTCTTTTCGAGAAAGGAGCTCAGCTCCCATGAAAGACATCTTTACTACGCGGCGCTGATGATGTGGCTGCGGATTCGCAACTGGTGCCGCCCGGCGCTGGAGCTCGATCCCGACACGGGGCTCGCCCTGATCTGCCTGGCGCTGCCGCCCGGCCAGGTGCGGAACGCTCTCGCCTCCGACCTCGCCCTTCCCGAAAGCGAGGCCGGCCGCCTGCCTTCGCCGGATGCGCTGGCGACCGTCGCCCCGGATTTCGCTCCGTTCAATCTCGCGAAGCTGATGCCGTCCTGGTTCACCGACCAGGCGCTCTGGACGTTTGCCGACGACACCCTGGAGCGGTGGTTCACCCCGACGCCGATGTGGCTGCGGTGCCGGCCCGGCTGGCGCGACATCGCGCGCAACATGATGGAAAAGGAGGGGCAGCCCACGCAGGTTCATCCGCTGCTCCCGGACGCCCTCGGCCTGCCGCCGGACACGCTGGTGAGCAACCTGCGGGCGTTTATGGGCGGGCTTTGCGAGGTGCAGGACATCGGGGCGCAGGCCATCATCGCCATGTCGGAGCCGCAGCCGGGCGAGGTGTGGCTCAACACGTTTGCCGGTCTCGGCCGGCATGCCCGGGCACTCGCCGATCTCGTCGGGGAAACGGGGCGCGTGGACGCCGCCGACACGCGCCAGAACGAGCTCCATTCCCTGATCCCGGGCAACGATCCGCACGCGCGAAAGAATATCCGGATCGTGGATACGAAGGGCGGCGGCGCGGTTTACGACGGCGTCTTCGCCTTCGCCCTGTCGTCGTGCTCCGGGCTGTTGCGGCACCGCCCGTGGCTGTTGCACCAGATGTCGCCCTCGACGCTGAGGGATTTTGTGGGGGCGCAGCACGACCTGCTGCGCGAGAGCGCGAAACAGGTCCGCCCGGGCGGCCGGCTGGTGTATGCGGTGACGTCGGTCTGCCTCGCCGAAACCAACAACGTGGTGGCGCTGTTCGCGGAGACGCATCCGGAGTTCGAGGTCATCAAACCGGCGCTGGCCGACCGGCTGGCGCGACCGTCCGGCCTCGGCTGGCGGATTCATCCGGCCGACCTCGACGGCGACGCGCGTTACATGGCGGTGTTCAGGCGTCGCGCGAAGCCGGCCGGCGTTGCAAGACGAAAAGCACCGCGCTGCTGA
- a CDS encoding spermidine/putrescine ABC transporter ATPase, translated as MPDSATPPPPADPAAAFLECTGVSKTFGGATVLHRMSFTLARGECLALLGASGCGKTTLLNILAGFLRADTGRVRCAGETLDDAAAGAFTGVDRRRFAMVFQDFSLWPHLTVGENVGYGLKIRGVSRADREARVREALRRVSLEAAAGRMPATLSGGQQQRVAIARALVVEPRVLLLDEPLSALDVHLREELRDEIGHLIRTLGMTAVYVTHDQSEALAVAHRVAVMRAGVIEQLDTPETIYREPATRYVAGFLGGANLLPFIRREGKTWLGRWVELHAHEHAAPPPPSPPGPAAPPAPAGFHSGLAVNPLVGASVAHGVFALRKETVTVRPLGAAGKPSAALKRLPGRCARSRFAGERYEVTVEVEGIGLVRGFASAGIAPGTPVVADFEARHLREVRE; from the coding sequence ATGCCCGACTCCGCCACACCTCCGCCTCCTGCCGATCCCGCCGCCGCCTTTCTCGAATGCACCGGCGTGAGCAAGACTTTCGGCGGCGCCACGGTGCTGCACCGCATGAGCTTCACGCTCGCCCGCGGCGAATGCCTCGCCCTCCTCGGCGCTTCCGGCTGCGGCAAGACCACGCTTCTCAACATCCTCGCCGGCTTTCTCCGGGCCGACACCGGCCGCGTGCGCTGCGCCGGCGAGACGCTCGACGACGCCGCCGCCGGCGCCTTCACCGGCGTGGACCGCCGCCGCTTCGCGATGGTGTTCCAGGATTTCAGCCTCTGGCCCCACCTCACGGTCGGCGAGAACGTCGGCTACGGGCTGAAAATCCGCGGCGTCTCCCGGGCCGATCGCGAGGCCCGCGTCCGCGAGGCGCTCCGGCGCGTGTCGCTCGAAGCCGCCGCCGGCCGGATGCCCGCCACGCTCTCCGGCGGACAGCAACAACGCGTGGCGATTGCCCGCGCCCTCGTCGTCGAGCCGCGCGTGCTGCTCCTCGACGAACCGCTCAGCGCGCTCGACGTCCACCTGCGCGAGGAGTTGCGCGACGAGATCGGCCACCTCATCCGCACCCTCGGCATGACGGCCGTCTACGTAACCCACGACCAGAGCGAGGCCCTCGCCGTCGCCCACCGCGTGGCCGTGATGCGCGCCGGCGTGATCGAACAACTCGACACGCCCGAAACCATCTACCGCGAACCGGCCACCCGCTATGTCGCCGGTTTCCTCGGAGGCGCGAACCTGCTGCCCTTCATCCGGCGCGAGGGCAAGACATGGCTCGGCCGCTGGGTGGAGCTCCACGCCCACGAACATGCCGCCCCTCCCCCCCCCTCCCCCCCCGGTCCCGCGGCTCCGCCGGCGCCGGCCGGTTTCCATTCCGGCCTGGCGGTCAACCCGCTCGTCGGCGCGTCGGTCGCGCACGGCGTGTTCGCTCTCCGCAAGGAAACCGTGACGGTCCGCCCGCTCGGCGCCGCCGGCAAACCCTCCGCCGCGCTCAAGCGGCTGCCCGGGCGCTGCGCCCGCTCGCGTTTCGCCGGCGAACGTTACGAAGTCACCGTCGAGGTCGAGGGCATCGGCCTGGTCCGCGGTTTCGCCTCCGCCGGCATCGCGCCCGGCACGCCGGTCGTCGCCGACTTCGAGGCCCGCCACCTGCGGGAGGTGCGCGAATGA
- a CDS encoding ABC transporter: MDGSARTGTGPEIVFEDVRLAAQGQRLLDGITLRLAAGGLHALIGPNGAGKTSLIRCLLGQSPHEGRIALRWPGEHPGRVAWVPQAIDFDAHLPVTVEDFLGLMVQRPPVWSGLRRGARGQVAAVTARLGLAAKRRTRLGALSGGELRRLLIAQALLPAPDLLILDEPMNHLDAPGVARVGDVLRGLRDAGVTLLASFHDLGHVRALADSVTGLAGGRVVFSGESPAMLTTGRVLALFASGTGSPAPETPDAAEEAG, encoded by the coding sequence ATGGACGGTAGCGCCCGGACGGGGACCGGCCCGGAAATCGTGTTCGAGGACGTGCGTCTGGCGGCGCAGGGGCAACGCCTGCTGGACGGCATCACCCTGCGTCTGGCGGCGGGCGGGCTGCATGCGTTGATCGGGCCGAACGGGGCGGGCAAGACGTCGCTCATCCGTTGCCTGCTCGGCCAGTCGCCGCACGAGGGACGCATCGCCCTGCGCTGGCCGGGAGAGCATCCGGGCCGGGTGGCCTGGGTGCCGCAGGCGATCGATTTCGACGCCCATCTGCCGGTGACGGTGGAGGATTTTCTCGGGCTGATGGTGCAGCGCCCGCCGGTGTGGTCCGGCCTGCGGCGCGGCGCCCGCGGGCAAGTGGCTGCGGTCACGGCGCGGCTCGGCCTCGCGGCGAAGCGGCGGACGCGACTCGGCGCGCTTTCGGGCGGGGAACTCCGGCGGTTGCTGATCGCGCAGGCGTTGCTGCCCGCGCCCGATCTGCTGATCCTGGACGAGCCGATGAACCACCTCGACGCGCCGGGAGTGGCGCGGGTGGGCGACGTGTTGCGGGGATTGCGGGATGCAGGCGTGACGCTCCTCGCGTCGTTCCACGATCTCGGGCATGTGCGGGCACTGGCGGACAGCGTGACGGGTCTGGCCGGCGGACGCGTCGTTTTTTCGGGCGAGTCCCCGGCGATGCTGACGACAGGGCGGGTGCTGGCGCTGTTTGCCTCCGGCACCGGGTCGCCGGCGCCGGAAACGCCGGACGCAGCGGAGGAGGCCGGATGA
- a CDS encoding zinc ABC transporter permease, with protein MTAPWASLREMVREAAGANGWLPDSLGYAFVINALACALLIGPLLGGLGALVVTKRLAFFSQAIGQAALTGVAIGILVGEAPDAAYASLFAFCGLFALTLNYVRQRSRLPSDTVIAVFLSVALAAGSCLLVFLAGKADIHLLDAVLFGSILTVNDGDIAVLLATGAVALAVTWRWGNGFVLASFQPGLARVRGVRVVWLEYVFILLVTLVTVASVKIIGAILVEALLVIPASAGRLLGRSLRSFFLWSIGLCTASCVLGVLVPVELDIPVPSGGAIILVAATIFTGALLFSKVRL; from the coding sequence ATGACCGCCCCGTGGGCTTCGCTGCGCGAGATGGTCCGCGAGGCGGCCGGCGCGAACGGCTGGCTGCCGGATTCGCTGGGTTATGCCTTTGTGATCAACGCGCTGGCCTGCGCGTTGCTGATCGGGCCGCTGCTCGGCGGGCTCGGCGCGCTGGTGGTGACGAAGCGGCTGGCCTTTTTCTCGCAGGCGATCGGGCAGGCGGCGCTGACGGGGGTGGCGATCGGCATTCTCGTCGGGGAAGCGCCGGACGCCGCCTATGCGTCGCTGTTCGCATTCTGCGGGCTGTTCGCGCTCACGCTCAACTACGTGCGCCAGCGCTCGCGCCTGCCGTCGGATACGGTGATCGCTGTGTTCCTTTCGGTGGCGCTGGCGGCGGGGTCGTGCCTGCTGGTGTTTCTCGCCGGCAAGGCCGACATCCATCTGCTCGACGCCGTGCTGTTCGGCTCGATCCTCACGGTGAACGACGGGGACATCGCGGTCCTGCTGGCGACGGGCGCGGTGGCGCTGGCGGTGACGTGGCGGTGGGGCAACGGGTTTGTGCTGGCGAGCTTCCAGCCCGGGCTGGCCCGGGTGCGCGGCGTGCGGGTGGTGTGGCTGGAATACGTGTTCATCCTGCTGGTCACGCTGGTGACGGTGGCCTCGGTGAAAATCATCGGGGCGATCCTCGTGGAGGCGTTGCTGGTGATCCCGGCCTCGGCGGGGCGCCTGCTCGGCCGGTCGCTGCGATCGTTCTTCCTCTGGAGCATCGGGCTGTGCACGGCGAGCTGCGTGCTCGGCGTGCTCGTGCCGGTGGAGCTGGACATCCCGGTGCCGTCGGGCGGGGCGATCATTCTCGTGGCGGCGACGATTTTTACCGGAGCGTTGCTGTTTTCGAAAGTTCGCCTATGA
- a CDS encoding iron ABC transporter substrate-binding protein codes for MKWATLAILLAVVLAFLAGCARPSAKLVVYSAGPRPLAERICRGYTEATGMPVELFTATTGQLLSKLEAERFHPRADVVILASRVAAEALKQGHRLLPVTLPPAEQPGHPDWHDPEGYYYGMAAAVIGVALRADHPPPPAGGWDWEDFLQGRYPSAAEGKNTRISLPSPTRSGASGDFVMAWLLARGEAGWSDFRQARRHGLEIAGANAQALTGLMTGANQAVIGAVDYVVLREVERGEPVRIYYPKSGGVYVTRPVAVLAGTRQPDAAAAFVRYCLGEAAQREAARVHLLPARTGIPPGPVRQAAGEARAFPFDSSAALATQSAAMRRFQYEIERAVFIDE; via the coding sequence ATGAAATGGGCGACCCTTGCCATCCTTCTCGCGGTCGTCCTCGCCTTCCTCGCCGGTTGCGCGCGCCCGTCGGCCAAACTCGTGGTCTACTCCGCCGGCCCCCGGCCGCTCGCCGAGCGCATCTGCCGCGGCTACACGGAAGCCACCGGCATGCCGGTGGAGCTTTTCACCGCAACCACCGGCCAGCTCCTTTCCAAGCTCGAAGCCGAGCGGTTTCACCCGCGCGCCGATGTCGTCATCCTCGCCAGCCGCGTGGCCGCCGAGGCGCTGAAACAGGGCCACCGCCTGCTTCCGGTCACACTGCCGCCGGCGGAGCAGCCCGGGCATCCCGACTGGCACGATCCCGAGGGTTATTATTACGGCATGGCCGCCGCCGTCATCGGCGTGGCCCTGCGCGCCGACCATCCGCCGCCCCCCGCCGGCGGCTGGGACTGGGAGGATTTCCTGCAAGGCCGCTACCCCTCCGCCGCCGAAGGGAAAAACACCCGGATCAGCCTGCCGTCGCCGACCCGCAGCGGCGCCTCCGGCGACTTCGTGATGGCCTGGCTGCTCGCGCGCGGCGAGGCCGGCTGGAGCGATTTCCGGCAGGCGCGCCGGCACGGGCTGGAAATCGCGGGGGCCAATGCCCAGGCCCTCACCGGCCTGATGACCGGCGCCAACCAGGCCGTGATCGGCGCGGTGGATTACGTGGTCCTGCGCGAAGTCGAACGCGGCGAGCCCGTCCGCATCTACTATCCGAAATCCGGCGGCGTGTATGTCACCCGTCCCGTCGCCGTGCTGGCCGGCACCCGCCAGCCCGACGCCGCCGCGGCGTTTGTCCGTTATTGCCTGGGCGAAGCCGCCCAGCGCGAGGCCGCGCGCGTCCACCTCCTGCCCGCGCGGACCGGCATCCCGCCCGGCCCGGTCCGGCAGGCGGCGGGCGAGGCCCGCGCCTTTCCTTTCGATTCCTCCGCCGCGCTCGCCACGCAATCCGCCGCCATGCGCCGTTTCCAGTACGAGATCGAGCGCGCGGTCTTCATCGACGAATGA
- a CDS encoding ABC transporter permease yields the protein MPTRSPASPSSSRLRDLFALWPLWLAAGFVLVTVGYPLAILAVQSVFPEALAGKFDGAFSAFAAMAHTPGLGEMLGNSLLWGLATTAGAWLLGLPAGVMLARIRFPGKRLARIVLLLPVMTPPYLLALAWILLMQPGGFWDNAGGVPPWLQRAFFGFWGVTFVMVMGCFGGVALAVEAALLNLGARLEDAAASLGARPARIQAGIIFPLLLPAILNSGVLVFVEAMSNFGVPAILGPRANLPLLPAEIYALVTNWPVNIPLATALSLLLCLAAVALLQATRRLLARHGGIRTRPGSPAQRTPGPAGVAGVWGYFAFLFVISGLLPLGVIVLASLVERWNAGAPVWTLQHYRDLLSFSAEGNGLGALGTSALLGGITATVCVIVGGLAAWAMSRHPGFFARLADQLSLLPRIVPRIVIAVGMILAWNAPWVVLPVYNTIWILLVAYFALYQSDAVRFADTGMRGIGQNLEHAAAILGAPRWRILAGIVLPLLRPALLAAWITTFVVCMRDLVASILLLPPGVQTVGSFIFTQFEQGNMARAMAMATCATLLSSAVLFVLQRRPASRDA from the coding sequence ATGCCCACCCGCTCACCCGCCTCACCGTCGTCCTCCCGCCTCCGCGATCTGTTCGCGCTCTGGCCGCTCTGGCTCGCCGCCGGTTTTGTCCTCGTCACCGTCGGGTACCCGCTCGCCATCCTCGCCGTGCAGTCGGTGTTTCCCGAGGCGCTGGCCGGAAAATTCGACGGGGCGTTCAGCGCCTTCGCCGCGATGGCCCATACGCCCGGCCTCGGCGAGATGCTCGGCAACTCGCTCCTCTGGGGGCTCGCCACCACGGCCGGCGCGTGGCTGCTCGGCCTGCCGGCGGGCGTCATGCTCGCACGGATACGGTTTCCCGGAAAACGCCTCGCCCGCATCGTGCTCCTGCTGCCGGTGATGACGCCGCCCTACCTGCTCGCGCTCGCCTGGATCCTGCTGATGCAGCCGGGTGGTTTCTGGGACAACGCCGGCGGCGTGCCGCCCTGGCTGCAGCGCGCCTTTTTCGGCTTTTGGGGCGTGACCTTCGTCATGGTCATGGGCTGCTTCGGCGGCGTGGCGCTCGCCGTCGAGGCGGCGCTGCTCAATCTCGGCGCCCGTCTGGAAGACGCCGCCGCCAGCCTCGGCGCCCGGCCGGCGCGCATCCAGGCCGGCATTATTTTTCCACTCCTGCTCCCGGCGATCCTCAACTCCGGCGTGCTGGTCTTTGTCGAGGCGATGTCCAACTTCGGCGTCCCCGCCATCCTCGGCCCCCGCGCCAACCTCCCGCTGCTGCCCGCCGAGATCTACGCGCTCGTCACCAACTGGCCGGTCAACATCCCGCTGGCCACGGCGCTCTCGCTTCTCCTCTGCCTGGCGGCCGTCGCGCTCCTGCAAGCCACCCGGCGGCTCCTCGCCCGGCACGGCGGCATCCGCACCCGGCCCGGCTCCCCGGCGCAACGCACGCCCGGGCCGGCCGGCGTCGCCGGGGTCTGGGGCTACTTTGCCTTTCTTTTTGTCATCAGCGGCCTGCTCCCGCTCGGCGTCATCGTCCTGGCCAGCCTCGTCGAACGCTGGAACGCCGGCGCCCCGGTGTGGACCCTGCAGCATTACCGCGATCTCCTGTCGTTTTCCGCCGAGGGCAACGGGCTCGGCGCGCTCGGCACCAGCGCGCTGCTCGGCGGCATCACGGCCACGGTCTGCGTGATCGTCGGCGGGCTCGCGGCCTGGGCGATGTCGCGACACCCGGGCTTTTTCGCCCGCCTCGCCGACCAGCTCAGCCTGCTGCCGCGCATCGTGCCCCGCATTGTCATCGCGGTCGGCATGATCCTCGCGTGGAACGCGCCCTGGGTGGTGCTGCCGGTGTACAACACGATCTGGATTCTGCTGGTCGCGTATTTCGCGCTCTACCAGAGCGACGCCGTCCGCTTCGCCGACACCGGCATGCGCGGCATCGGCCAGAATCTCGAACACGCCGCCGCCATCCTCGGCGCGCCGCGCTGGCGCATCCTCGCCGGCATCGTGCTGCCGCTCCTGCGGCCCGCGCTGCTGGCGGCCTGGATCACGACCTTCGTCGTGTGCATGCGCGACCTGGTCGCCTCGATCCTCCTGCTCCCGCCCGGCGTGCAGACGGTGGGCAGCTTCATCTTCACGCAATTCGAGCAGGGCAACATGGCCCGGGCGATGGCCATGGCCACCTGCGCCACGCTGCTCAGCAGCGCGGTGCTTTTCGTCTTGCAACGCCGGCCGGCTTCGCGCGACGCCTGA
- a CDS encoding metal ABC transporter substrate-binding protein produces MRFAGFFALTLLLAAIVAIVIAGLIRSKPVTAPGAVTASAVAANDRPEPEQERLLVLAGHASTFSLTSALAAGTAIDVAWAWPEGAVWADQAELPVSARAAQAIAVVTLREAAPEDALYAAARGTKIAMVEIDASAADDSSTLALRIPEKAASELAPAAPLSLANATRMAEKIARDCARLSPPDAARIEANLKAVKARIFRLRAEAEAGLATCASLDVAVASPVFLALAEDLGLFVRPAEAGAGGNGVAAVLVASGAADAAAQEAWRKAGVAVIGLDPLNRAPADAESWFRAMESNLAALVSGLGGRWR; encoded by the coding sequence ATGAGATTTGCCGGATTTTTCGCATTGACCCTGCTCCTGGCCGCGATCGTGGCGATCGTGATTGCCGGGCTCATTCGCTCCAAACCGGTGACGGCCCCCGGGGCGGTGACGGCATCGGCGGTCGCCGCCAACGACCGGCCGGAGCCGGAGCAGGAACGGCTGCTCGTCCTGGCGGGTCACGCGTCGACGTTTTCGCTGACCTCCGCGCTGGCTGCCGGCACGGCGATCGATGTGGCCTGGGCCTGGCCGGAAGGGGCGGTCTGGGCCGACCAGGCCGAACTGCCGGTCTCCGCGCGCGCGGCGCAGGCGATCGCCGTGGTGACATTGAGGGAAGCCGCGCCGGAAGACGCGCTCTACGCGGCGGCCCGCGGGACGAAGATCGCGATGGTGGAAATCGACGCGTCGGCGGCCGACGACTCGTCCACGCTGGCACTGCGCATCCCGGAAAAGGCCGCCAGCGAACTGGCCCCGGCGGCGCCGCTGAGCCTGGCCAACGCCACCCGGATGGCGGAAAAAATCGCGCGGGATTGCGCCCGGCTGAGTCCTCCGGACGCGGCCCGGATCGAAGCCAACCTGAAGGCCGTCAAGGCGCGCATCTTTCGTTTGCGGGCGGAGGCCGAGGCGGGGCTGGCGACCTGCGCCAGTCTCGACGTCGCGGTGGCGTCGCCGGTGTTTCTGGCGCTGGCGGAAGATCTCGGCCTGTTCGTGCGCCCGGCGGAGGCGGGGGCCGGAGGCAACGGCGTGGCCGCAGTGCTGGTGGCGTCCGGAGCGGCCGATGCGGCGGCGCAGGAAGCCTGGCGCAAGGCGGGCGTCGCCGTGATCGGGCTCGATCCGCTGAACCGGGCGCCGGCGGATGCGGAAAGCTGGTTCCGGGCGATGGAATCCAATCTCGCCGCGCTGGTCAGCGGACTCGGCGGTCGCTGGCGTTGA
- a CDS encoding ABC transporter substrate-binding protein has translation MKRAMRILFFLMMLSAAMPAARAGEGKARPRIGVTLHPYYSFVSNIVGDLAEVVPLVDAGFNAHNYNPQPGDLKRAMTLDALVVNGAGHDAFAFRIVEAAGRAGSLPLIRANRDVSLLPVAGLEGGERIVNPHTFVSISASIRQVQTIADELGKLYPENEDTFRRNARAYAARLRRLKAAAMMRIAALPAPDLRCAAVHGSCDYLLAEFGLEVAWVVEPGPEMQPDAARLRRTIDALRERHIQVLLAEEEFPASYVETIREATGVRTRLLRHLTRGDYSADYFEQGMRYNLEQIVEAVLDAAAEDGNGGGNGR, from the coding sequence ATGAAACGAGCGATGCGTATCCTGTTTTTCCTGATGATGCTGAGCGCGGCGATGCCGGCGGCGCGGGCGGGCGAGGGGAAGGCGCGTCCGCGGATCGGCGTGACGCTGCATCCCTACTACAGTTTTGTCAGCAACATCGTCGGCGACCTCGCCGAAGTCGTCCCGCTGGTGGACGCGGGATTCAACGCGCACAACTACAACCCGCAGCCGGGCGACCTGAAGCGGGCTATGACGCTCGATGCGCTCGTGGTCAACGGCGCGGGGCACGACGCGTTCGCCTTCCGGATCGTGGAGGCGGCGGGCCGGGCCGGTTCGCTGCCGCTGATCCGGGCCAACCGGGATGTGTCGCTGCTGCCGGTCGCGGGGCTCGAGGGAGGCGAACGGATTGTGAACCCGCATACGTTCGTCTCCATCTCGGCATCGATCCGCCAGGTGCAGACGATCGCCGACGAACTGGGAAAGCTGTATCCCGAAAATGAGGACACCTTTCGCCGGAACGCGCGCGCCTACGCCGCGCGGCTGCGCCGGCTCAAGGCGGCGGCGATGATGCGGATCGCGGCGTTGCCCGCTCCCGACCTCCGCTGCGCCGCGGTGCACGGGTCCTGTGATTATCTGCTGGCGGAGTTCGGGCTGGAGGTGGCGTGGGTGGTGGAGCCGGGGCCGGAAATGCAGCCGGACGCGGCGCGGCTGCGCCGCACCATCGACGCGCTGCGCGAGAGGCACATCCAGGTGTTGCTGGCCGAGGAAGAGTTTCCGGCCTCGTATGTGGAGACGATTCGCGAGGCGACCGGCGTGCGCACGCGCCTGCTCCGGCATCTGACGCGCGGCGACTACTCGGCGGATTATTTCGAGCAAGGCATGCGCTACAACCTGGAGCAGATCGTGGAGGCCGTGCTCGATGCCGCGGCGGAAGACGGAAACGGAGGCGGCAATGGACGGTAG